A genomic window from Candidatus Zymogenus saltonus includes:
- a CDS encoding DUF3160 domain-containing protein, with amino-acid sequence MKKIKILFFTMVLFVIFTSSPLFSYEALLTQLTLSNEAKELLEKNGFVVTKSGEKEIYEIYNSTNDQSQPAFVTTDAVLHTGHVFFDYLLRILEIEVLSDTAKALTDKMLALSIAQYKAAKDPMVKEAALLNIGYFSVPKKIWDPDYTVEYGLDEIVNKEIENIKAHKGFAFRELLRYVENPDFYNTPYAYEDYSQYIPRGHYTRNETFEEYFNVMMWYGRIDFKLKGGSLEGENHGQMMTLQALLMVDALSGDKETLSLWRKIYEPTAYFVGTADDLTVDDYRALSSEIFPSGGSIDRYGKPEALSKFIEEAKKLRPPKILSGAAFVENGKFEDTNKGFRFMGQRFIPDSYIFQQLVFGVKSLEFTGSGKPFTWGIVDSVGPTRTFPRGLDVMSVFGSERASEILDREGDTEYKGYFEQVDILRLEFSTKTEAEWKQNLYWRWLYSLLPLLQQPKGSGVPKFMLSSAWMDKSLATALGSWTELRHDTILYAKQSYTMMGKSILIKKKTYGYVEPYPEVYGRLGEMMGDLRNSLTTLGIAPEGVPEKIAEFEKLLTRLKVISEKELENEKLTEEEYDAISNIGNTLESLADFPKELMNKITSETDTKMDVIADVHTDSNTGQVLEEGVGAPCNIYVLIDDSMGKRVCRGGVFSYYEFKQPMSDRLTDEKWQEMGENNKRPTLPEWTKSFIVE; translated from the coding sequence ATGAAGAAGATTAAAATTTTGTTTTTTACCATGGTTCTGTTCGTAATTTTTACATCAAGCCCCTTATTTTCCTACGAGGCGCTTCTTACCCAGCTTACCCTTTCGAATGAAGCGAAAGAACTTCTCGAAAAGAACGGTTTTGTCGTGACCAAAAGCGGCGAAAAGGAAATCTACGAAATCTACAATAGTACTAACGACCAAAGCCAGCCGGCATTTGTCACGACGGACGCCGTTTTGCACACGGGTCACGTCTTTTTCGATTATCTCCTGAGAATTTTAGAGATAGAAGTGCTGTCCGATACGGCAAAGGCCCTTACCGACAAAATGCTTGCGCTTTCGATAGCTCAGTATAAGGCGGCAAAAGACCCAATGGTGAAAGAGGCGGCGCTTTTGAACATCGGTTATTTTTCCGTTCCGAAAAAGATCTGGGATCCGGACTATACGGTGGAATACGGCCTCGACGAAATTGTGAATAAGGAAATCGAAAATATCAAGGCTCACAAAGGATTCGCATTTCGAGAGCTTCTCAGGTACGTCGAAAACCCCGACTTTTATAATACACCATATGCATACGAGGATTATTCCCAGTACATTCCGAGGGGCCACTATACTAGGAATGAGACGTTTGAAGAATACTTCAATGTAATGATGTGGTATGGCAGGATAGACTTTAAGTTAAAGGGGGGCAGTTTGGAGGGTGAAAACCACGGCCAAATGATGACGCTCCAGGCGCTGCTCATGGTTGATGCTCTCTCGGGAGATAAGGAGACCCTCTCGTTGTGGCGGAAAATCTATGAGCCGACGGCCTATTTTGTCGGCACTGCCGATGATCTTACCGTGGATGATTACAGGGCGCTTTCCAGTGAAATTTTCCCTTCGGGCGGGTCGATCGATAGATACGGAAAACCTGAAGCTCTCTCCAAATTCATCGAGGAGGCGAAAAAACTTCGCCCGCCCAAAATACTGTCCGGGGCGGCATTCGTAGAAAACGGCAAGTTCGAGGATACAAACAAGGGCTTTCGATTTATGGGACAGCGGTTCATCCCAGATTCATATATTTTTCAACAGCTCGTCTTCGGCGTAAAGAGTCTTGAATTCACTGGCTCAGGGAAACCTTTTACTTGGGGAATTGTCGACAGTGTTGGGCCAACCAGGACATTCCCCAGGGGGTTGGACGTAATGTCCGTGTTTGGATCCGAAAGGGCCTCTGAAATCCTTGACCGTGAGGGAGATACTGAGTATAAAGGCTATTTTGAACAGGTTGATATCCTGCGGTTGGAATTCTCAACCAAGACCGAGGCGGAGTGGAAACAAAACCTCTACTGGCGGTGGCTGTATTCATTATTGCCTCTCTTGCAGCAACCAAAGGGAAGCGGTGTCCCAAAATTCATGTTATCGAGCGCATGGATGGATAAATCCCTTGCCACGGCTCTTGGTTCCTGGACGGAGCTTCGCCACGATACGATCCTGTACGCCAAGCAGAGCTATACAATGATGGGAAAGTCAATTCTTATTAAAAAGAAAACCTATGGGTATGTTGAACCATATCCGGAGGTCTATGGACGTCTCGGGGAGATGATGGGTGACCTCAGAAATAGTCTCACGACACTTGGTATCGCACCGGAGGGCGTTCCTGAGAAGATCGCTGAATTTGAGAAGTTGCTTACCCGACTTAAAGTAATATCCGAAAAGGAGCTGGAGAACGAGAAACTCACCGAAGAAGAGTATGATGCTATATCAAATATAGGAAATACGCTCGAATCCCTGGCAGATTTCCCCAAAGAGTTGATGAATAAGATAACTTCCGAAACGGACACAAAGATGGACGTAATTGCCGATGTTCATACAGATTCTAATACCGGACAGGTCCTCGAGGAGGGGGTGGGTGCTCCGTGCAATATCTACGTCCTCATTGATGACAGCATGGGTAAAAGAGTTTGCCGCGGTGGCGTGTTTTCTTACTATGAATTCAAACAACCTATGAGTGATCGACTGACGGATGAAAAATGGCAAGAAATGGGAGAGAATAATAAGAGGCCTACTTTGCCGGAATGGACGAAAAGTTTTATCGTGGAGTAA